The Sebaldella sp. S0638 genome contains a region encoding:
- a CDS encoding protein rep, with the protein MDYKTKKIKNQVLQEFIKNKVSDKNLNRIHECGSFLLFHTDERKEKKRLVHSNSCKNRFCAMCAYKIARKDAMKISIMLKYLENNCQFLFLTLTSPNVTSDNLADEITDYNKAFKRFSELKLFRGAVVGYIRKLEIVYDGSKKITKEMYKKKKKYYDNLGLYAGDKNPNYNKYHPHFHVLLAVKKNYFSNNYIKRDTWLEMWRNAKRDESITQVDVRKLDMKKGVAEIAKYSSKDSDYLMSQEVFDVMYKALKGRQIITYNGVFKESAKLYKKGDLDYLKDVDLTEYVYRILYQWGQGEYVEKEIRELTDEEKERFNKQLIDEIDIEE; encoded by the coding sequence ATGGATTATAAAACAAAAAAAATAAAAAATCAAGTACTTCAAGAATTTATAAAAAATAAAGTTTCTGATAAAAATTTAAATCGTATTCATGAGTGTGGCTCTTTTCTATTATTTCACACTGATGAAAGAAAGGAGAAGAAAAGATTGGTACATTCAAATTCTTGTAAAAATAGATTTTGTGCTATGTGTGCCTATAAAATTGCTAGAAAAGACGCTATGAAAATATCAATTATGCTTAAATATTTAGAAAATAATTGTCAGTTTTTATTTTTGACTTTGACTTCTCCAAACGTAACGTCCGATAATCTTGCTGATGAAATAACTGATTATAATAAAGCTTTTAAAAGATTTTCTGAATTAAAACTTTTTAGAGGTGCTGTTGTTGGTTATATTCGAAAACTTGAGATTGTTTATGACGGTAGTAAAAAAATTACTAAAGAAATGTATAAGAAAAAGAAAAAATACTATGATAATCTTGGTTTATATGCTGGAGATAAAAATCCAAATTATAATAAATATCATCCGCATTTTCATGTTTTGTTAGCTGTTAAGAAAAATTATTTTTCAAATAATTATATAAAACGTGATACATGGCTTGAAATGTGGCGAAATGCAAAAAGAGATGAAAGTATAACCCAAGTAGATGTAAGAAAATTAGATATGAAAAAGGGAGTAGCAGAGATAGCAAAATATTCGTCAAAAGATTCAGATTATTTGATGTCTCAAGAAGTATTTGACGTGATGTATAAAGCTTTGAAAGGTAGACAGATAATTACTTATAACGGAGTATTTAAAGAATCGGCAAAGCTTTATAAAAAGGGAGATTTAGACTATTTGAAAGATGTAGATTTAACTGAATATGTTTACAGAATCCTTTATCAATGGGGGCAAGGCGAGTATGTCGAAAAGGAAATTCGGGAACTGACTGACGAAGAAAAAGAACGATTTAATAAGCAACTGATTGATGAAATAGATATTGAAGAATAA
- the mobV gene encoding MobV family relaxase yields MSYAIMRAEKLKSHQIHFSQNHNERNHKSYSNEDINLEKTKDNYHLIESKNYSRDTEHIIQKNYKGTKTIRKDAVKNVELIFTSDKDFFDKLSHEDERKFFEKSLEFAQEYFGEKNIFSAIVHKDETTPHMHINLVPITKEGKLSAKEVVGNRKDLEQMQDKYFQKISKSFPELERGKKKEITNKIHKSLDEFKKETAENYNYKLEEKKEIQQIYQNAKGNILNSKVSIEKEDLKKIATKAIEVTKIDLVLDKYKQENEKLKKENSRLATHNELLSPYLDKSNELRQENSMLEKEINKLKTKINSLVDKYEKEIDKQKEKLNNFLTEHNFNGKSLVHYFKKFEKKERTAETKERNLLIKAQKQQEIAKKKEKEKGFER; encoded by the coding sequence ATGAGTTATGCCATAATGAGAGCCGAAAAATTGAAATCACATCAGATACATTTTTCTCAAAACCACAATGAAAGAAATCACAAAAGTTATTCAAATGAAGATATTAATTTGGAGAAAACGAAAGATAATTATCACTTAATTGAATCAAAAAATTATTCTCGTGATACGGAACATATTATCCAAAAAAATTATAAAGGTACAAAAACAATTCGGAAAGATGCAGTTAAAAATGTTGAACTTATTTTTACTTCTGACAAAGATTTTTTTGATAAATTATCTCATGAAGATGAGAGAAAATTTTTTGAAAAGAGTTTGGAATTTGCACAAGAATATTTCGGAGAAAAAAATATTTTTTCTGCAATTGTTCATAAAGATGAGACTACTCCTCACATGCATATTAATCTTGTTCCTATCACAAAAGAGGGTAAACTTTCGGCAAAAGAAGTGGTCGGAAATAGAAAAGATTTAGAGCAAATGCAAGATAAATATTTTCAAAAAATATCAAAAAGTTTTCCTGAATTAGAGCGTGGTAAGAAGAAAGAAATAACAAATAAAATCCATAAAAGCTTAGATGAATTTAAAAAAGAAACTGCTGAAAATTATAATTATAAACTGGAAGAAAAAAAAGAAATTCAACAGATCTATCAAAATGCTAAAGGCAATATTTTAAATTCAAAAGTATCAATCGAAAAAGAAGATTTGAAAAAAATTGCAACGAAAGCAATTGAAGTTACTAAGATTGATTTAGTTTTAGATAAATATAAACAAGAAAATGAGAAATTGAAAAAAGAAAACTCACGCTTAGCAACACATAATGAATTATTGAGTCCATATTTAGATAAAAGCAATGAGTTAAGACAAGAAAATTCAATGCTTGAAAAAGAAATTAATAAATTAAAAACAAAGATAAATTCTTTAGTCGATAAGTACGAAAAAGAAATAGATAAACAAAAAGAAAAGTTAAATAATTTTTTGACAGAGCATAATTTCAATGGTAAATCTTTAGTTCATTACTTTAAAAAGTTTGAAAAAAAGGAAAGAACGGCAGAAACAAAAGAAAGAAATTTATTGATAAAAGCACAAAAACAACAAGAGATTGCTAAGAAGAAAGAGAAAGAAAAAGGATTTGAAAGGTAG